Below is a genomic region from Sneathia vaginalis.
CCCTGTCCTTTATATTAATACTAGATATTATTAAGAACTTTGCAACTATTTGGTACAGTAATACTACACCAAAGAATATTACTCCCTCCATCATTTGATAAAAAACAAACACATCAAAGAATAGCATTAGTAAGAAGTTCGCTATGACACAAAGAAACATTTGCTTCAAATCAAATATTCTATATTCAAAGTTAAATATATTTAGTATGTAGTATATGGGAAAGGCAATAATGAAGTAAAGTAAAAATGTTTTATCTACTGGCTTATATATCAAATACTGTGCCAAGAAAAGCACCAAGATATTAATTGTTACAAAAAGTAGTCTATAGCTATTTCTGTTAATCGTTCTTTTCATCTATTTTCTCCTATTTTTAAGTAATGCTGTAATGATGTAGTATAGGGTGTAATAAATTGAAGCTAATATGCTAAGTTTTTCATAATTTCTATATATATTCCATCTATGCATTAATGTCTTCGCCTTATTACTAGATCTAGACTTTGATAGAACCCTATAATTCGCAAGCCTCTTATTTAACCCATAGATATATTTAGCCTCTTTTATTAACTCTAACCATAATAGGTAATCCTCATTTTTATCTATTTCTTTAAATTCTCTTTTTCCAAAATACTTTTTATCATAGATTAATGTCAGACAGCCAACTTGGTTGTTTTTTAGCATATCTTCATAGCATATTTTTTCATCTACATCAACATACCCTATATTCCTATCATTTTCATCAACCCTATTATACCCCGTACAAGATATCTTGGCATCTTTTTCTATCATAAATTTAATTTGTTCTTCTAATTTTGTTTTAAGCCAAACATCATCAGAATCAAGAAAAGATATATACCTACCAGTTGAGGCTTCTATTCCAACATTTCTTGCATGACATACACCAGCATTTTTTTCTAAATCTATTATCTTTATTCTCTTATCATCATATGACTTACAAATATCAAGACTATTATCACAAGACTTATCGTTTATTAAAATTAATTCAAAATTCTCATAACTCTGAGATAATACACTATCAATAGTTCTTTTTAAATATTTCCCACTATTATACACAGGCGTTATTATACTAACTTTTTCCATTCCTATTTCCTTTTAATTATCATATTATACAATCTTTCACAATTTTTGTTATCTACATACTTAAAGTACTCAGTTGCGTCCTTTATCTTTCCATTTTCTAAATCATCTATTAAATCTTCTACTGTTTCATTAGATCTTGAAAAGAAATTATCAAGATCAACATAACTTCCAACTTGATCTAGGTATTTTTTCTTGTCATATTGATAAAAACATACCTTCTTACCTAGATAGAAAAAATCATAGCATACACTTGAATAGTCTGTTATTAATACCTTAGCATTTAATAGCTCATCTGTAATATTAGCATTTTTATCAAGAATTTGTATACTAGTATTTTCTACTTCTAATTTAACTCTATCACGTGCTAACTGATGTAAGTACACACGTAACTTCATATTAGTCTTTTTTAAATATTCATGTAACTTACTATTATTCAAAAATTCATTTACACCATCATCATCATACTTTCTCCATGTTGGCATATACAGTATATCATGTGTACTAACAGTATCTTTTCTATTGTATAGCTTATCATATCTCGGATAACCACAAACATACATAGTATCTTCTGGCATTTTCCAATCATTGACCTTTATACTCTTTTCAAACTCACTATCACATGGATTTAGATTATATGACTTTAATAGCTTATCTATTTGTTTTTTTAATCTCTTATGCATAGGACTACGTTTTTTAAGACCTACAGTTCCATGATTCAAAAATACCTTAAAACATTTTCTGTGATAGTATGAAATTAAAGGTACAGCACATAAATACGGCACTATATCAGCAGATATTGAGTGAGAAAAAAGTGCAACCTTGCTTTTCATAAAGTAAATATATGACTTTATACTCCCCCTTATTAAATACCGTATATTTTTTTCATCAAATTCTTTTCTAAATTTAGCATTCTTATCTAATACCCAGTAAACTTCAATATTATCTTTAGTTAATAGATATTCATGCATAGCTCTTCCATTATCTGCATACATTTCCCCTTTATTACCACCAATTAACCATATTTCTTTTTTCAATGGTATAAAGGGTGAGAGTATATATGCAATTAACATATTGAATAAACACTTAATCATATTCCAAAAATCCCCTTATTCTACCTTTTAGTACAGTATAATGATACATTCTATTCTTTGTTAATATCATACCACCTATATTCCTAATTAACTTATATATATATATTAGATAATATCCAGGTTCATTTCTCTTAGTAATTTCTTTCTTGCATAATGCTCCATAACCCATAGCATACTTGTATGCCCTATCAAGATCAGTGTAATTACCTTTTTTAGCAGGATGATAAACAACATCGCAAGAAAAATATCTTCCCTTGTAGCCTCTGTTCAATAGTTCTAGAACATAATCTGTTTCCTCACCACTACCAAATTGTGCACCTACACCTAATTTTGTATCAAATAGGAGTACATCTTCTCCCTTAATATTAACAAAAAAAGTAATGGACTTTATTGTCAACTCTACATTTCCTACTGATATATCGCAATCTTCTGTAGCCATTACCCCTGTACCGTAGTTTTTACCTCTTTCTAAAGTTCTACATGAGTATATGGTCTTTGGTTTATCGTACAAATACTTAACGGCTTTTTCTATTGTATCTTCCTTGTATTCACAATCATCATCAGGAAAAGCTACTATTTCTCCACTGGCATAAAAAAGCCCCTTATTCCTATTAACACTAATACCTTTTATATCACTTCTAATGTGCTTTATTTCAAATATTTTACTGTATTTTTCTACTATATCATCTAACACATCTTCAACATTTTGATCCACCACTATTACTTCAAAATT
It encodes:
- a CDS encoding CDP-glycerol glycerophosphotransferase family protein — its product is MIKCLFNMLIAYILSPFIPLKKEIWLIGGNKGEMYADNGRAMHEYLLTKDNIEVYWVLDKNAKFRKEFDEKNIRYLIRGSIKSYIYFMKSKVALFSHSISADIVPYLCAVPLISYYHRKCFKVFLNHGTVGLKKRSPMHKRLKKQIDKLLKSYNLNPCDSEFEKSIKVNDWKMPEDTMYVCGYPRYDKLYNRKDTVSTHDILYMPTWRKYDDDGVNEFLNNSKLHEYLKKTNMKLRVYLHQLARDRVKLEVENTSIQILDKNANITDELLNAKVLITDYSSVCYDFFYLGKKVCFYQYDKKKYLDQVGSYVDLDNFFSRSNETVEDLIDDLENGKIKDATEYFKYVDNKNCERLYNMIIKRK
- a CDS encoding glycosyltransferase family 2 protein encodes the protein MKVSLILATLGRIEDVRIFFESLVNQTYKNFEVIVVDQNVEDVLDDIVEKYSKIFEIKHIRSDIKGISVNRNKGLFYASGEIVAFPDDDCEYKEDTIEKAVKYLYDKPKTIYSCRTLERGKNYGTGVMATEDCDISVGNVELTIKSITFFVNIKGEDVLLFDTKLGVGAQFGSGEETDYVLELLNRGYKGRYFSCDVVYHPAKKGNYTDLDRAYKYAMGYGALCKKEITKRNEPGYYLIYIYKLIRNIGGMILTKNRMYHYTVLKGRIRGFLEYD
- a CDS encoding glycosyltransferase family 2 protein, producing MEKVSIITPVYNSGKYLKRTIDSVLSQSYENFELILINDKSCDNSLDICKSYDDKRIKIIDLEKNAGVCHARNVGIEASTGRYISFLDSDDVWLKTKLEEQIKFMIEKDAKISCTGYNRVDENDRNIGYVDVDEKICYEDMLKNNQVGCLTLIYDKKYFGKREFKEIDKNEDYLLWLELIKEAKYIYGLNKRLANYRVLSKSRSSNKAKTLMHRWNIYRNYEKLSILASIYYTLYYIITALLKNRRK